From a region of the Myroides sp. JBRI-B21084 genome:
- a CDS encoding TlpA family protein disulfide reductase, which yields MKLRLSLIAVFVMFITLVSAQNKLPNVSLKGIDNKSVNIADYNNSSKPVIISFWATWCGPCIKELEAVKTKYAKWQKDYGVELVAISIDDSKTVNRVKPMVTSKGWKYKVLMDTNQDLKRALNVVNVPYTMIIYKGKVMFTHSNYTPGIENKIEQEIVKILKK from the coding sequence ATGAAATTACGTTTATCTTTAATAGCAGTTTTCGTTATGTTTATAACATTGGTTTCTGCTCAAAATAAATTACCTAACGTATCATTAAAAGGAATAGATAACAAATCAGTTAACATTGCAGATTATAATAATTCTTCTAAACCAGTGATTATAAGCTTTTGGGCAACTTGGTGTGGTCCATGTATTAAAGAATTAGAAGCTGTTAAAACGAAATATGCAAAGTGGCAAAAGGATTATGGTGTGGAATTAGTTGCGATTTCAATAGATGATTCTAAAACCGTTAATCGCGTTAAACCGATGGTAACTTCTAAAGGGTGGAAGTATAAAGTGTTAATGGATACAAATCAAGATTTAAAAAGAGCGTTAAATGTTGTTAATGTGCCATATACAATGATTATTTATAAAGGAAAAGTAATGTTTACACATTCAAATTACACTCCAGGTATTGAAAATAAAATCGAACAAGAAATTGTTAAGATATTAAAAAAATAA
- the rpsA gene encoding 30S ribosomal protein S1 has translation MSEQTQNAKEFLDTFNWESYENGIDAVDASNLKEFEDLVEKTFISTGEEEVVEGVVVRITDRDAIVDINAKSEGVISLNEFRYNPNLKVGDKVEVLIDVREDKNGQLVLSHRKARTIKAWDRVIAAHDSGEIVNGFVKCRTKGGMIVDVFGIEAFLPGSQIDVKPIRDYDQYVNKTMEFKVVKINHEFKNVVVSHKALIEADIEVQKKEIIGQLEKGQVLEGIVKNITSYGVFIDLGGVDGLIHITDLSWSRINHPSEVLELDQKLNVVILDFDDEKTRIQLGLKQLNAHPWDALDANLNVGDKVKGKVVVLADYGAFIEVAEGVEGLIHVSEMSWSTHLRSAQDFVKIGDEVEAVILTLDRDERKMSLGIKQLTNDPWTDITAKYPVGSKHTGTVRNFTNFGVFVELEEGIDGLVYISDLSWTKKVKHPSEFINVGDKLDVVVLELDVEGRKLSLGHKQTTDNPWDAHEAAYGVGTVHNGTIADLNDKGATINFEEDVVAFIPTRHLEKEDGKKLKKGDTADFKVIEFNKEFKRVVASHTATFREEEEKNFKAAEEKTAANNAANEKTTLGDIDALAELKAKMEGKN, from the coding sequence ATGTCTGAACAAACACAAAACGCAAAAGAATTCTTAGATACTTTCAACTGGGAAAGTTATGAAAACGGTATCGATGCAGTAGATGCTTCAAACCTTAAAGAATTCGAAGATTTAGTAGAAAAAACATTTATCTCAACAGGTGAAGAAGAAGTTGTTGAAGGTGTAGTAGTAAGAATCACAGACAGAGATGCAATTGTTGATATCAACGCTAAATCTGAAGGTGTTATTTCTTTAAACGAATTCCGCTACAACCCTAACTTAAAAGTTGGTGATAAAGTAGAAGTTTTAATCGACGTTCGCGAAGATAAAAACGGTCAATTAGTGTTATCTCACCGTAAAGCACGTACAATCAAAGCTTGGGATCGCGTGATCGCTGCTCATGATTCAGGTGAAATTGTAAACGGTTTTGTAAAATGCAGAACTAAAGGTGGTATGATCGTTGACGTATTCGGTATCGAAGCATTCTTACCAGGATCTCAAATCGATGTGAAACCAATCCGCGATTACGATCAATATGTAAACAAAACAATGGAATTTAAAGTTGTTAAAATCAACCACGAATTCAAAAACGTTGTAGTTTCTCACAAAGCATTAATCGAAGCTGATATCGAAGTTCAGAAAAAAGAAATCATCGGTCAGTTAGAAAAAGGTCAAGTATTAGAAGGTATCGTTAAAAACATTACTTCTTACGGTGTATTCATCGATTTAGGTGGTGTTGACGGTTTAATCCATATTACTGACTTATCTTGGTCTCGTATCAACCACCCATCTGAAGTGTTAGAATTAGATCAAAAATTAAACGTTGTAATCTTAGATTTCGATGATGAGAAAACACGTATCCAATTAGGTTTAAAACAATTAAACGCACACCCTTGGGATGCTTTAGATGCTAACTTAAACGTTGGTGATAAAGTTAAAGGTAAAGTAGTTGTTTTAGCTGATTACGGTGCTTTCATTGAAGTTGCAGAAGGTGTTGAAGGTTTAATTCACGTTTCTGAAATGTCTTGGTCTACACACTTACGTTCAGCGCAAGATTTCGTTAAAATTGGCGATGAAGTAGAAGCAGTTATCTTAACTTTAGACCGTGACGAGCGTAAAATGTCGTTAGGTATCAAACAATTAACAAACGATCCTTGGACAGATATTACAGCTAAATACCCAGTAGGTTCTAAACACACAGGTACAGTACGTAACTTTACTAACTTTGGTGTTTTTGTTGAATTAGAAGAAGGTATCGACGGTTTAGTTTACATTTCTGACTTATCTTGGACTAAAAAAGTAAAACACCCATCAGAATTTATTAACGTAGGTGATAAATTAGATGTTGTTGTTTTAGAATTAGATGTTGAGGGTCGTAAATTATCTTTAGGTCACAAACAAACTACCGATAATCCATGGGATGCTCACGAAGCAGCTTACGGTGTAGGTACAGTTCACAACGGAACAATTGCAGATTTAAACGATAAAGGTGCAACTATTAACTTTGAAGAAGATGTAGTAGCTTTCATTCCTACACGTCACTTAGAAAAAGAAGACGGTAAAAAATTGAAAAAAGGCGATACAGCTGATTTTAAAGTAATTGAATTCAACAAAGAATTCAAAAGAGTAGTAGCTTCTCACACAGCAACTTTCCGTGAGGAAGAAGAGAAAAACTTTAAAGCTGCTGAAGAAAAAACTGCTGCTAACAATGCTGCAAACGAAAAAACTACTTTAGGTGATATCGATGCTTTAGCTGAATTAAAAGCTAAAATGGAAGGTAAAAACTAA
- a CDS encoding DUF6029 family protein, which yields MKKVLLTAAFLTSSFFYAQVRVGIESNNQYYLDDDKIKIDEKEAEDRFRSNTYIKVDYFKNNWEFGTQIESYYPKAIINYSPDLQDANIGTIYARYNNIDKGLNITLGHFYEQFGSGLILRSWEDRALGVNNALFGMNAKLRLTKNLDVTALGGKQRIGMGFDLSESYVLGTNAEFNAADALKLENTDLRIGASYVGRLDEKKEIVYSGVNDLISAYSARLNFGTGGFNFGTEYVHKQKDIVVENGDYLDGFFADGNAFLVNLGYNEGNFGSSVNLRRMENMSFYSERGFTGNVYNKGIINYVPALTKQYDFSLQNIYVYQAQPNLDFFQAQKAGEIGGQYDLYYDFVEGTALGGKYGTHLAVNGSYWAGLKSTYDFNNYTVKNEFLEFGKKYYSDIAVEVRKNWSPKLQTITMYMNQYYNAPLLEGKFEDVKTDIVSVEGLYNFSETTSVRLQLQNMWASADKGNWGAALLEFVPNSMFSIYVTDLYNYGNSHKESRVHYYSVGGSFSKGATRIALNYGRQRGGLMCVGGVCRYVPESNGLTLNLTTNF from the coding sequence ATGAAAAAAGTATTATTAACGGCGGCGTTTTTAACGTCGTCTTTCTTTTATGCACAAGTACGTGTTGGAATCGAATCAAATAATCAATATTATTTAGACGACGATAAAATTAAAATTGATGAAAAGGAAGCTGAAGATAGATTTCGATCAAACACATATATTAAAGTAGACTATTTTAAAAATAATTGGGAATTTGGTACACAAATAGAGTCGTATTATCCAAAAGCGATTATTAATTACAGTCCCGATTTACAAGATGCTAATATTGGTACCATTTATGCGCGTTATAATAACATAGATAAAGGTTTAAATATCACTTTAGGACATTTTTATGAACAATTTGGAAGCGGATTAATTTTGCGCTCATGGGAAGATCGTGCATTAGGTGTTAATAACGCACTTTTTGGAATGAATGCTAAATTGCGTTTAACAAAAAACCTTGATGTTACTGCTTTAGGTGGAAAACAAAGAATAGGAATGGGATTTGATCTTTCTGAAAGTTATGTTTTAGGAACAAACGCTGAGTTTAATGCTGCCGATGCATTAAAATTAGAAAATACCGATTTAAGAATTGGTGCTAGTTATGTAGGGAGATTGGATGAGAAGAAAGAAATTGTATACAGTGGAGTAAACGATTTAATAAGCGCATATTCTGCACGATTGAATTTTGGTACAGGAGGTTTTAATTTTGGAACCGAATACGTTCATAAACAGAAGGATATTGTAGTAGAAAATGGCGATTACTTAGATGGTTTTTTTGCTGATGGAAATGCTTTTTTAGTTAATTTAGGCTATAACGAAGGGAATTTTGGCTCAAGTGTAAATCTTCGTAGAATGGAAAATATGTCTTTTTATTCAGAACGAGGTTTCACAGGAAATGTTTACAATAAAGGTATAATTAATTATGTACCTGCTTTAACAAAACAATACGATTTTTCGCTTCAAAACATATATGTATATCAAGCGCAACCGAATTTAGATTTCTTTCAAGCACAAAAAGCTGGTGAAATAGGTGGGCAATACGATTTGTATTATGATTTTGTAGAGGGTACAGCTTTAGGAGGTAAATACGGTACTCACTTAGCTGTAAATGGATCTTATTGGGCTGGGTTAAAATCAACTTATGATTTTAATAACTATACTGTAAAAAATGAATTTTTAGAATTCGGAAAAAAATATTATTCAGATATTGCTGTAGAAGTTCGAAAAAATTGGTCGCCAAAATTACAAACCATTACAATGTACATGAATCAATATTACAATGCACCTTTATTAGAGGGTAAGTTTGAAGATGTAAAAACTGACATTGTTAGTGTTGAAGGTTTGTATAATTTTTCCGAAACAACTTCTGTACGTTTACAATTGCAAAATATGTGGGCGTCAGCAGATAAAGGTAATTGGGGAGCGGCTTTGTTAGAATTTGTCCCGAATTCTATGTTTAGTATTTATGTAACCGATTTATACAATTACGGAAATTCGCATAAAGAAAGCCGCGTTCACTATTACAGTGTAGGTGGTAGTTTTTCAAAAGGGGCAACCCGCATAGCTTTAAATTACGGTCGTCAACGCGGTGGTTTAATGTGTGTTGGTGGTGTGTGTAGATATGTGCCAGAATCAAACGGATTAACACTTAACTTAACAACAAACTTCTAA